The Seriola aureovittata isolate HTS-2021-v1 ecotype China chromosome 2, ASM2101889v1, whole genome shotgun sequence genome has a segment encoding these proteins:
- the drd5a gene encoding D(1B) dopamine receptor, with protein sequence MENPAKYLSSVQGIDSVPAPLGEIMWNSTETEATSGGRKDMVVRTVTGCLLSLLILWTLLGNILVCSAVLRFRHLRTKVTNIFIVSLALSDLFVAILVMPWKAVAEVAGYWPFGTFCNVWVAFDIMCSTASILNLCIISVDRYWAISSPFRYERKMTQRVAFVMISITWTLSVLISFIPVQLNWHKASGDDIAGAHNSSASRQMEENCDSSLSREYAISSSLISFYIPVAIMIVTYTRIYRIAQIQIRRIASLERAAEHAQSCRTNRIECQHHNTLKTSIKRETKVFKTLSVIMGVFVCCWLPFFILNCMVPFCDRPATDRDAGLPCVSETTFDVFVWFGWTNSSLNPIIYAFNAEFRKAFASLLGCRYFCSNTPVETVNISNELVSYNQDTLIHKEIANAYVNMIPNVVECIEHEETFDRISQFSHNNENATDSVCDLDDCEADISLDRMSPFTPNGLH encoded by the coding sequence ATGGAGAACCCAGCCAAGTATCTCTCATCGGTGCAGGGGATTGACTCTGTGCCGGCACCCCTTGGAGAGATCATGTGGAACAGCACCGAAACAGAGGCAACAAGCGGCGGGAGGAAGGATATGGTGGTGCGCACAGTGACGGGCTGTCTGCTGTCCCTGCTCATCCTATGGACCCTCCTGGGGAACATCCTAGTTTGCTCCGCGGTGCTGCGCTTTCGGCACCTGCGGACCAAAGTCACCAACATTTTCATCGTCTCCCTAGCTTTATCGGATTTATTCGTGGCCATCTTGGTGATGCCATGGAAAGCTGTAGCAGAGGTGGCGGGGTATTGGCCGTTTGGCACTTTCTGTAACGTCTGGGTCGCTTTTGACATTATGTGCTCCACTGCATCCATTCTCAACCTCTGCATCATCAGCGTGGATAGATACTGGGCCATCTCGAGCCCCTTCCGCTACGAGAGGAAAATGACCCAGCGAGTTGCCTTTGTTATGATAAGCATCACTTGGACGTTGTCTGTGCTCATTTCATTCATACCGGTCCAGCTAAACTGGCACAAAGCCAGCGGAGATGACATTGCTGGGGCGCACAACTCTTCCGCAAGTCGACAGATGGAGGAAAACTGCGACTCCAGCCTGAGCAGAGAGTATGCTATATCCTCCTCTTTGATAAGTTTCTATATACCCGTGGCAATTATGATTGTGACTTACACCCGCATATACCGGATTGCACAAATACAAATTAGAAGAATCGCCTCCCTGGAGAGAGCGGCAGAGCACGCGCAAAGCTGCAGGACCAACAGAATAGAGTGCCAACACCACAACACCTTGAAAACGTCGATCAAACGGGAAACCAAAGTGTTCAAAACTCTGTCGGTGATAATGggtgtctttgtgtgttgctGGTTACCTTTCTTCATCCTAAACTGCATGGTCCCGTTCTGCGACAGGCCCGCCACAGACCGGGACGCGGGTCTACCGTGCGTCAGCGAGACGACGTTCGACGTCTTCGTGTGGTTCGGCTGGACCAACTCCTCCCTAAACCCCATTATTTACGCCTTCAACGCCGAGTTCAGGAAGGCCTTCGCCAGCCTCCTTGGCTGTCGCTATTTCTGCTCCAACACACCGGTGGAAACTGTTAACATCAGCAACGAGCTGGTCTCATATAACCAAGATACCCTCATCCACAAGGAAATCGCGAACGCCTACGTCAACATGATCCCCAACGTGGTTGAATGTATTGAGCACGAAGAGACTTTTGACAGGATTTCACAGTTCTCTCACAACAATGAAAACGCCACCGATTCGGTTTGTGACTTGGATGACTGCGAGGCAGATATCAGCCTTGACAGGATGTCACCATTCACACCCAATGGATTACACTGA